From the Helicoverpa zea isolate HzStark_Cry1AcR chromosome 28, ilHelZeax1.1, whole genome shotgun sequence genome, one window contains:
- the LOC124643768 gene encoding transmembrane protein 183 isoform X2: MSRKKGRRNVLQDFTLNDSANARKPIREVRKVMNPTMELSWADIGEDTDVLTEEIAEDGTKKFVYKKKKKPEETPIDDRPGIEYPEILFYLISKYIKPESIGAFARINKSAYAVTRNKAFWMLQYKRYCEKSPYLPEKLRMDSYKTYGLRQTVIRALYHTHDHFIRKIVRHDVKPHQLVSRVCVNVWFCKGLTYWNVYFKLKKPQLQLPSTDKDFIEELGRIDANPEEGTQVLLVTCKSFHEVPPLMGMTLSTVSMVLSQGYRHHRLHLGFNSSRYTVKGIVPEREVILDAVVGALVCDWWHPQYPHTGNFVPRQEPPLLRNNFFDDDIS; this comes from the exons ATGTCGAGGAAGAAAGGCAGAAGAAATGTATTACAAG ATTTCACTCTCAACGATTCAGCAAACGCAAGAAAACCAATCCGTGAAGTTCGGAAAGTCATGAATCCCACCATGGAACTATCTTGGGCAGACATCGGCGAAGACACAGATGTACTAACCGAAGAAATAGCAGAAGATGGAACCAAGAAGTTCGTCtacaagaagaaaaagaaaccaGAAGAAACACCCATAGATGACCGACCGGGTATAGAGTACCCTGAAATCTTATTCTACTTAATTTCAAAGTACATTAAACCTGAAAGTATAGGGGCTTTTGCAAGAATTAATAAGTCGGCGTACGCAGTGACAAGAAACAAGGCGTTTTGGATGCTACAGTATAAAAGATATTGTGAAAAAAGTCCGTACCTACCTGAGAAGTTGAGAATGGATAGTTACAAGACCTATGGGCTCCGTCAAACAGTTATAAGGGCCTTATACCATACTCATGACCACTTCATCCGTAAGATCGTCCGTCATGATGTGAAACCACATCAATTGGTCAGCCGTGTTTGTGTGAATGTCTGGTTTTGCAAGGGTTTAACTTACTGGAATGTGTATTTTAAACTGAAGAAGCCACAGTTGCAATTGCCCAGTACGGACAAAGATTTTATTGAAGAGCTGGGACGGATCGATGCTAATCCGGAAGAAGGGACTCAGGTTTTACTG GTAACCTGCAAGAGTTTCCACGAGGTACCACCACTAATGGGGATGACACTGTCTACAGTCAGCATGGTACTTTCCCAAGGGTACCGTCACCATAGACTCCACTTAGGATTCAACAGTTCAAGGTACACGGTCAAAG GTATAGTACCGGAGAGAGAAGTTATTTTAGATGCAGTTGTGGGGGCCCTGGTCTGTGACTGGTGGCACCCGCAGTACCCACACACTGGTAACTTTGTACCGAGGCAGGAGCCACCgttgttgagaaataatttcTTTGATGATGATATTTCTTGA
- the LOC124643768 gene encoding transmembrane protein 183 isoform X1 produces MSRKKGRRNVLQDFTLNDSANARKPIREVRKVMNPTMELSWADIGEDTDVLTEEIAEDGTKKFVYKKKKKPEETPIDDRPGIEYPEILFYLISKYIKPESIGAFARINKSAYAVTRNKAFWMLQYKRYCEKSPYLPEKLRMDSYKTYGLRQTVIRALYHTHDHFIRKIVRHDVKPHQLVSRVCVNVWFCKGLTYWNVYFKLKKPQLQLPSTDKDFIEELGRIDANPEEGTQVLLVTCKSFHEVPPLMGMTLSTVSMVLSQGYRHHRLHLGFNSSRYTVKGIVPEREVILDAVVGALVCDWWHPQYPHTGNFVPRQEPPLLRNNFFDDDIS; encoded by the exons ATGTCGAGGAAGAAAGGCAGAAGAAATGTATTACAAG ATTTCACTCTCAACGATTCAGCAAACGCAAGAAAACCAATCCGTGAAGTTCGGAAAGTCATGAATCCCACCATGGAACTATCTTGGGCAGACATCGGCGAAGACACAGATGTACTAACCGAAGAAATAGCAGAAGATGGAACCAAGAAGTTCGTCtacaagaagaaaaagaaaccaGAAGAAACACCCATAGATGACCGACCGGGTATAGAGTACCCTGAAATCTTATTCTACTTAATTTCAAAGTACATTAAACCTGAAAGTATAGGGGCTTTTGCAAGAATTAATAAGTCGGCGTACGCAGTGACAAGAAACAAGGCGTTTTGGATGCTACAGTATAAAAGATATTGTGAAAAAAGTCCGTACCTACCTGAGAAGTTGAGAATGGATAGTTACAAGACCTATGGGCTCCGTCAAACAGTTATAAGGGCCTTATACCATACTCATGACCACTTCATCCGTAAGATCGTCCGTCATGATGTGAAACCACATCAATTGGTCAGCCGTGTTTGTGTGAATGTCTGGTTTTGCAAGGGTTTAACTTACTGGAATGTGTATTTTAAACTGAAGAAGCCACAGTTGCAATTGCCCAGTACGGACAAAGATTTTATTGAAGAGCTGGGACGGATCGATGCTAATCCGGAAGAAGGGACTCAGGTTTTACTG GTAACCTGCAAGAGTTTCCACGAGGTACCACCACTAATGGGGATGACACTGTCTACAGTCAGCATGGTACTTTCCCAAGGGTACCGTCACCATAGACTCCACTTAGGATTCAACAGTTCAAGGTACACGGTCAAAGGTATAGTACCGGAGAGAGAAGTTATTTTAGATGCAGTTGTGGGGGCCCTGGTCTGTGACTGGTGGCACCCGCAGTACCCACACACTGGTAACTTTGTACCGAGGCAGGAGCCACCgttgttgagaaataatttcTTTGATGATGATATTTCTTGA
- the LOC124643768 gene encoding transmembrane protein 183 isoform X3: protein MNPTMELSWADIGEDTDVLTEEIAEDGTKKFVYKKKKKPEETPIDDRPGIEYPEILFYLISKYIKPESIGAFARINKSAYAVTRNKAFWMLQYKRYCEKSPYLPEKLRMDSYKTYGLRQTVIRALYHTHDHFIRKIVRHDVKPHQLVSRVCVNVWFCKGLTYWNVYFKLKKPQLQLPSTDKDFIEELGRIDANPEEGTQVLLVTCKSFHEVPPLMGMTLSTVSMVLSQGYRHHRLHLGFNSSRYTVKGIVPEREVILDAVVGALVCDWWHPQYPHTGNFVPRQEPPLLRNNFFDDDIS, encoded by the exons ATGAATCCCACCATGGAACTATCTTGGGCAGACATCGGCGAAGACACAGATGTACTAACCGAAGAAATAGCAGAAGATGGAACCAAGAAGTTCGTCtacaagaagaaaaagaaaccaGAAGAAACACCCATAGATGACCGACCGGGTATAGAGTACCCTGAAATCTTATTCTACTTAATTTCAAAGTACATTAAACCTGAAAGTATAGGGGCTTTTGCAAGAATTAATAAGTCGGCGTACGCAGTGACAAGAAACAAGGCGTTTTGGATGCTACAGTATAAAAGATATTGTGAAAAAAGTCCGTACCTACCTGAGAAGTTGAGAATGGATAGTTACAAGACCTATGGGCTCCGTCAAACAGTTATAAGGGCCTTATACCATACTCATGACCACTTCATCCGTAAGATCGTCCGTCATGATGTGAAACCACATCAATTGGTCAGCCGTGTTTGTGTGAATGTCTGGTTTTGCAAGGGTTTAACTTACTGGAATGTGTATTTTAAACTGAAGAAGCCACAGTTGCAATTGCCCAGTACGGACAAAGATTTTATTGAAGAGCTGGGACGGATCGATGCTAATCCGGAAGAAGGGACTCAGGTTTTACTG GTAACCTGCAAGAGTTTCCACGAGGTACCACCACTAATGGGGATGACACTGTCTACAGTCAGCATGGTACTTTCCCAAGGGTACCGTCACCATAGACTCCACTTAGGATTCAACAGTTCAAGGTACACGGTCAAAGGTATAGTACCGGAGAGAGAAGTTATTTTAGATGCAGTTGTGGGGGCCCTGGTCTGTGACTGGTGGCACCCGCAGTACCCACACACTGGTAACTTTGTACCGAGGCAGGAGCCACCgttgttgagaaataatttcTTTGATGATGATATTTCTTGA